A genome region from Halorussus pelagicus includes the following:
- a CDS encoding type II toxin-antitoxin system HicB family antitoxin, with protein sequence MGTGPEPTITLTKEDDWWVARDTETGVTSQGPTREGALENLDEAVALHRGDAGEPIDSWDEEREALEALGIDSDEVADGRENSSELPDCMR encoded by the coding sequence ATGGGTACCGGTCCCGAACCGACCATTACGCTCACGAAGGAAGACGACTGGTGGGTGGCCAGAGACACCGAGACCGGCGTCACCTCTCAAGGGCCGACTCGTGAAGGGGCCTTAGAAAACCTCGACGAGGCGGTCGCTCTCCACCGAGGTGATGCGGGAGAACCAATCGACTCGTGGGACGAGGAGCGCGAAGCGCTGGAAGCGCTCGGAATCGACTCCGACGAGGTTGCGGACGGCCGCGAGAACTCCTCCGAACTGCCCGATTGCATGCGGTAG
- a CDS encoding type II toxin-antitoxin system HicA family toxin, whose product MPPTDFSGRDIVKALTKNRFHLTDRTGSHVKLRYEHPTNPDDVRVVTVPMHDSVKIGTLRNVARQCGADDFEEWCRWVEHNR is encoded by the coding sequence ATGCCGCCCACGGATTTCTCCGGCCGTGACATTGTCAAAGCCCTTACGAAGAATCGATTCCACCTCACGGACCGAACCGGGAGCCACGTCAAACTCCGGTACGAACATCCGACGAATCCGGACGACGTGCGCGTCGTCACTGTCCCGATGCACGACAGCGTGAAGATCGGGACGCTACGGAACGTCGCTCGGCAGTGTGGTGCGGATGACTTCGAGGAGTGGTGTCGGTGGGTCGAACACAACCGATGA